A stretch of Telopea speciosissima isolate NSW1024214 ecotype Mountain lineage chromosome 11, Tspe_v1, whole genome shotgun sequence DNA encodes these proteins:
- the LOC122644998 gene encoding uncharacterized mitochondrial protein AtMg00310-like: MVTTVLSQSGQEVLLKVVDLPFMNFAACLFSIPQAINNKVKSTATHFFWRGKARHNKIHWLSWNCISQSKDKGSIGLRDPTLHNKALLSKVAWRLFVVPDVPDSVWDVLMKSIYFSKVDFLEAKVGSNPSWAWRSIIQGREVLKASLIWRISDGSKMNIWKDNYVPTLLGFKIGM; this comes from the coding sequence ATGGTCACAACAGTTCTTTCTCAATCTGGCCAAGAAGTTCTCCTCAAAGTTGTTGATCTCCCTTTCATGAATTTTGCAGCCTGTCTTTTCAGTATTCCTCAAGCTATTAATAACAAGGTGAAGTCTACAGCTACTCACTTCTTTTGGAGAGGAAAGGCAAGGCATAACAAGATCCACTGGCTCTCATGGAACTGTATATCTCAATCTAAGGACAAGGGGAGCATTGGACTCAGAGATCCCACTCTACATAACAAAGCTTTATTATCCAAGGTGGCTTGGAGGCTGTTTGTGGTACCAGATGTACCAGATTCAGTGTGGGATGTGCTTATGAAgtctatttatttttcaaaagtaGACTTCTTGGAGGCTAAGGTCGGAAGTAACCCTTCCTGGGCTTGGAGGAGCATCATTCAAGGAAGGGAGGTTCTCAAAGCTAGTCTAATTTGGAGAATCAGCGATGGCTCAAAGATGAATATTTGGAAGGATAACTACGTCCCTACGCTTCTAGGTTTCAAGATAGGCATGTAA